The segment CGACTGAACGGTGGCTTCGCAGAGAATTACGCCCGGCACAATCGGCTGGTCGGGATAATGCCCTTGAAAGAAATATTCTTCGGCGTGAAACGTCTTACCGCAGACGATCGAGTCTTCTTCCTGGCTGACAATTTCGTCAACCAACAGCATCGGAGCACGATGAGGAATGGCTGCGTGGATGGCTTCAAGCGACATTGCGTTCAGGCGGTTTGTAGAATGAGATTTGCGGAAAGAGGATTTCTGAACCAGGATTCGAACGTCCCTCGCGGGCGACGCCTTAAGCCGGCATCGAAGCACTGGTAATTTGGTTGATGACATCATTGGCGACGATCACACCGTAGTTGATCGTGCCCAACCAGCCGGACATGATGATGCCACAGCTTCCAGCGTGATACAGACCGGTGACCTGTTCGGGCAACTTGCGACTGACCGCGAGGCCTTCGAATTTGGTACCGAACGATGCTCCGCTGATGTGTTTCGTGTAGTGTTCAAATGTGATCGGCGTAGCAGCTTCGACGTGCGCGATTCGCTCGCGGCAATTCGGCACATACTTTTCCAGGGCGTCGAAAGTCGTCTCGATCAAATCCTGCTTGCTGGCTTCGTATTCTTCTTTGCTCATGTCGTTCCAGTCCGAGAAATTCGCATTGGTGCTGGAAACGATCAACGTACGCTCTTTCTTGTCCGGACGCGTGTCGGGATAGTAGAACGAGAAAGTACGACTGGTGATGTCGCGACTGAGCAACAAATCCGTTTCGAATCGTTCCGCTGTGCTGGAAAACAGCAGATCGCCTGTCTCCCGCGGAACGGTGTCGTCCGGATTCATCGCCATATAAACCTGCGTGCTGGAATTGTTCAGCCGCACTTCTTTGGCGTCGTCGACAAAAGAATTGTCGAAATGGTCTTCGCCAACCATGTTGAAAATCGTCGACCGCAAGTTCGCGTTGGAAACGACCGCCTTGCACCTGATTGTGCGTCCATTGACGACCACCGATTCGACGGCATCGTTTTTGACGTTGATCTTTTCGACGTCGCAGTTGATGCGAACATCCGCGCCATTGGCCTTGAGTTCTTTCTCCATGGACTTGACCAGTTTGTCCGTGCCGCCCTGAAAGACAAAGACGCCTTTGGACATGAAGTTGGAAAACACGATGCCATAAGTTAGCGCCGGGTCTTCGAGCGTCGAACCGTTTGCGTAGACGATGGGCTCCATCAGCAAGCGAACCACGTCCTCGCGGCCTGGGAAGAATTCCTCGAACAGGTCTCGCGTCGTACGATCCTGGTCGTCGTAAAAGTTCATCCCGCGCGCGGTGTCGAAAAATCGCGAAACGGTTTCTTCTTCGATACCGAAATCACTGGTCAACAGATTCGTAAAGTCCTTCCGATCGAAGGTCGTCGTCAAGGAGAACATCGGATTGTCGAAACGAACGCCTTTTAGTTGCACGATCGAATCCGCGATCTCTTTGGACCAATATCGACGGCAGCTTTTCACCATCCCGTATGGGAACCCGTGCAGAGAAATGTCAAAAATGTGGCCGCCAGGGCGTTTAAACCAGGTCGCCAATCCACCAAGCTTATAGTGCTGTTCGAGAAGCAGAACTTTCATGCCGTCACGGGCAAGAATGTTTGCGGCGGTCATTCCCCCGAGGCCGCTTCCGATGACGACGACATCGTATTCGTCCGAGGCTCCTTTTAGAAAGTCTTTGGGCATGGTTATCCGGGATGGTAAGTTACGTTTCGCGGGATCAGAATATGGCAAACCGGTGAAAAACTCAACGACTAACTGTGACCCAGCGACGTTTGCGGCTTCCTGCAATCGCGACGGTCAATTTCAGGCAAGCGAACATCACCGGCAAAAAGGGGACACAATGAACCAAACGATTCTTTGGGGATGGGCAGTTTTCACGATGATGATTGGTAGTAGCGTTGCCTCAGGGCAAGTCGAGGACTTCGATTCGATCAAACTCTATACGCTGAAAAACGCTTCCGGTGTCACCGTGAAGGCGACCAATTACGGTGCGATTATCACTTCGATTGTTGTGCCCGACCGCGACGGGAAAATGGCAGACGTCGCCTTAGGCTACAACCGCGTCGAGGACTACATCAACGCCGTCGACAAACCGTACTTCGGCGCCGTCGTCGGTCGCTACGGAAACCGTATCGCCAATGGTGAGTTTGAGATCAATGGCGAAACTTATTCCTTGCTGAAAAACAATGGAGCCAACCATCTTCATGGCGGAGCGATGGGTTTTGACAAAGTCGTCTGGACGGTTGAGAACTACGACGAGAGCAAGTCACTCAAGCTTTCCTATTTGGCGAAGGACCTTGAAGAAGGCTATCCGGGAAATCTGAAAGTCACCGTCACATATACGCTCGACGATGCGAATGCGCTGACTGTCGATTACTCGGCAACGACAGACAAAGCGACGCCGGTAAACGTAACGCAACACACGTACTTCAATTTTAAAGGCGAAGGGCAGGGCACGTTTCTCGATCACGAACTAATGCTCAATGCAAAACAGATGACGCCGGTCGATGAAGGTCTGATCCCGACCGGAGAGCTGTTGGACGTGGACGGAACGGCACTCAGCTTCCTGACGATGCGTCCGATCAAGAACCAGATCAACGACCGGCATGAACAGCTGAAGTACGGCGGCGGTTTTGATCACAACTGGGTGTTGGACAAAGACGGCAAAGAGGGCCAACTGACTCTTGCGGCCAAAGTCCACGAACCGGAATCGGGTCGTATGATGGAAGTCCACACGACGGAGCCCGGCATCCAGTTCTACAGCGGAAATTTTCTTGACGGGCGTTTGAAAGGCAAGTCTGGCAAGACTTACTTGCACCGCGGTGGTTTCTGCCTGGAGACACAGCACTTCCCCGACAGCCCGAACCAACCCA is part of the Mariniblastus fucicola genome and harbors:
- a CDS encoding aldose epimerase family protein, which codes for MMIGSSVASGQVEDFDSIKLYTLKNASGVTVKATNYGAIITSIVVPDRDGKMADVALGYNRVEDYINAVDKPYFGAVVGRYGNRIANGEFEINGETYSLLKNNGANHLHGGAMGFDKVVWTVENYDESKSLKLSYLAKDLEEGYPGNLKVTVTYTLDDANALTVDYSATTDKATPVNVTQHTYFNFKGEGQGTFLDHELMLNAKQMTPVDEGLIPTGELLDVDGTALSFLTMRPIKNQINDRHEQLKYGGGFDHNWVLDKDGKEGQLTLAAKVHEPESGRMMEVHTTEPGIQFYSGNFLDGRLKGKSGKTYLHRGGFCLETQHFPDSPNQPSFPSTILQPGESYQSQTVFKFSAK
- a CDS encoding phytoene desaturase family protein, which encodes MPKDFLKGASDEYDVVVIGSGLGGMTAANILARDGMKVLLLEQHYKLGGLATWFKRPGGHIFDISLHGFPYGMVKSCRRYWSKEIADSIVQLKGVRFDNPMFSLTTTFDRKDFTNLLTSDFGIEEETVSRFFDTARGMNFYDDQDRTTRDLFEEFFPGREDVVRLLMEPIVYANGSTLEDPALTYGIVFSNFMSKGVFVFQGGTDKLVKSMEKELKANGADVRINCDVEKINVKNDAVESVVVNGRTIRCKAVVSNANLRSTIFNMVGEDHFDNSFVDDAKEVRLNNSSTQVYMAMNPDDTVPRETGDLLFSSTAERFETDLLLSRDITSRTFSFYYPDTRPDKKERTLIVSSTNANFSDWNDMSKEEYEASKQDLIETTFDALEKYVPNCRERIAHVEAATPITFEHYTKHISGASFGTKFEGLAVSRKLPEQVTGLYHAGSCGIIMSGWLGTINYGVIVANDVINQITSASMPA